In Streptomyces sp. NBC_00341, the DNA window CAGCGCCTTGCGGACCTGGCCGAGCCCCCAGCCCGTCCACCACTTGAGGTCGGCCTCTGAGGCGGGTCCGTAGGAGCGGAGCCAGTGCAGGGCCAGCTCCGCCTGCGCCTCCGCGGTTGCCGGAACCGGTCGCGGTTCGGCCGCCGTCCAGCGGAACTGGCTGGACGTCCAGGACCCACGGGGCCGGTCCCGGCGGATCCGGCCTTCGGCGGCCATGATGCGGATGACCCGGGTCGTCACGCCCTGCACCGCTTCGTACTTCTTGCCGGGGAAGACCGTGATCTTCGTGCGCAGGGCGGGTACGGCGGCGGAGAGTTCGCTGCCCGTGGCTGTCCCGCGGGCGGTCAGGGCCGCCAGGGTGGCCTGCTCCGTGGCGTCGAGCCAGCGCTCGTCCAGGCCCTGGCCGTCCTCCGCGAGGTGCTTCAGGAGGGTCCGGCGCTCCTTGGCCGCGACCGCGCGGGCGTTCGTCGCCTCGATCCGCGGGGCCAGCGCCTCCGGCACGACGAAGAGCGTGTTGCGCATGGAGAGGAGCCGGACCAGCGAGACGTCCTCGTACAGGGCCTTCTCCACCGCGGCGACGTCCGGCGTGCGGAGCCGGGCGCACACGGAGAGGAAGACGGTGGCCGCGTCGGTGGCGTGCAGCGCCACGAGGGCGTCGGCCACGGCCACCGGGGAACCGGCCCGCGTGGCGGGCGCCAGGAGATGGCGCCCGGCCAGCCTGATGCGGCGTTGTTCGTCGCTGATGTGGTGCATCGTCGGCCCCTCGGCTGCCGGGTGCGGTCAGAGAGCGAGCTTGAAGCCCACATGGCTGGCGACGAAGCCGAGCCGTTCGTAGAAGCGGTGCGCGTCGGTACGGCTCGCATCCGATGTCAGCTGGACCAGTCGGCACCCCTGGCGCCGGGATTCGTCCACCGCCCACCGCATCAGCAGGGTGCCGAGTCCGCTGCCGCGTTCGTCCTTGTGTACGCGGACGCCCTCGACGACGGAGCGCGTGGAGCCTCGCCGGGAGAGGCCG includes these proteins:
- a CDS encoding GNAT family N-acetyltransferase, whose protein sequence is MSDLDIRAAGIDDLPEIVAMLADDPLGAERESPDDLTPYLAAFRRLAGDPNQHLMVAARADRVVGTLQLTVIPGLSRRGSTRSVVEGVRVHKDERGSGLGTLLMRWAVDESRRQGCRLVQLTSDASRTDAHRFYERLGFVASHVGFKLAL
- a CDS encoding winged helix DNA-binding domain-containing protein — translated: MHHISDEQRRIRLAGRHLLAPATRAGSPVAVADALVALHATDAATVFLSVCARLRTPDVAAVEKALYEDVSLVRLLSMRNTLFVVPEALAPRIEATNARAVAAKERRTLLKHLAEDGQGLDERWLDATEQATLAALTARGTATGSELSAAVPALRTKITVFPGKKYEAVQGVTTRVIRIMAAEGRIRRDRPRGSWTSSQFRWTAAEPRPVPATAEAQAELALHWLRSYGPASEADLKWWTGWGLGQVRKALAAVGAEEVRLDDGSAAWVAPGDTASEPAPEPWAALLPALDPSAMGWADRGFHLPAEHRAALFDRSGNIGPTVWWDGRIVGGWAQRADGEPVWRLLTDTGRDAASAIEEEASRLAGWVGEARITPRFRTPLERELTA